The following proteins are encoded in a genomic region of Capra hircus breed San Clemente chromosome 16, ASM170441v1, whole genome shotgun sequence:
- the ANGPTL1 gene encoding angiopoietin-related protein 1, with translation MQKESIQPHFKMKAFIWTLSVLFFLLMGIGHCRGGQFKIKKITQRRYPRATDGKEEAKKCSYTFLVPEQKITGPICVNTKGQDAGTIKDMITRMDLENLKDVLSKQKREIDVLQLVVDVDGNIVNEVKLLRKESRNMNSRVTQLYMQLLHEIIRKRDNSLELSQLENKILNVTTEMLKMATRYRELEVKYASLTDLVNNQSVMITLLEEQCLRIFSRQDPHVSPPLVQVVPQHIPHSHQYTPGLLGGNEIQRDPSYPRDLMPPPDLLTSPTKSPLKIPPVTFINEGPYKDCQHAKDAGHSVSGIYLIKPENSNGPMQLWCENSLDPGGWTVIQKRTDGSVNFFRNWENYKKGFGNIDGEYWLGLENIYLLSNQDNYKLLIELEDWSDKKVYAEYSSFRLEPESEFYRLRLGTYQGNAGDSMMWHNGKQFTTLDRDKDMYAGNCAHFHKGGWWYNACAHSNLNGVWYRGGHYRSKYQDGIFWAEYRGGSYSLRAVQMLIKPID, from the exons agagcATACAACCTCATTTCAAAATGAAGGCTTTTATCTGGACCCTAAGTGTGCTATTCTTCCTACTAATGGGCATTGGACATTGCAGAGGAGGAcagttcaaaattaaaaaaataacccaGAGGAGATACCCTCGCGCCACAGATGGTAAAGAGGAAGCAAAGAAATGTTCATACACATTTCTGGTACCTGAACAAAAAATAACAGGGCCAATATGTGTCAATACCAAAGGGCAAGATGCAGGTACCATTAAAGACATGATCACCAGGATGGATCTTGAGAACCTAAAGGATGTGCTCTCCAAGCAGAAGCGGGAGATAGACGTCCTGCAGTTGGTGGTGGATGTGGATGGAAACATTGTCAATGAGGTAAAGCTGCTGAGGAAAGAAAGCCGTAACATGAACTCCCGTGTTACTCAGCTCTATATGCAACTACTGCATGAGATTATACGAAAGAGGGATAATTCACTTGAACTTTCCCAGTTGGAAAATAAAATCCTCAATGTCACCACAGAAATGTTGAAGATGGCAACAAGGTACAGGGAACTGGAGGTGAAATATGCTTCCTTGACTGATCTGGTCAATAACCAGTCTGTGATGATCACTTTGTTGGAAGAACAGTGCTTGAGGATATTTTCTCGACAGGACCCCCATGTGTCTCCTCCTCTCGTCCAGGTCGTGCCACAGCACATTCCTCACAGTCATCAGTACACTCCTGGTCTGCTGGGAGGCAATGAGATACAGAGGGATCCAAGCTATCCCAGAGATTTAATGCCGCCACCTGATCTGTTAACTTCTCCCACGAAAAGCCCTCTCAAGATACCACCGGTAACTTTCATCAATGAAG GACCATACAAAGATTGTCAGCATGCAAAAGACGCTGGACATTCAGTCAGTGGGATTTATCTGATCAAACCTGAAAACAGCAATGGACCAATGCAACTATGGTGTGAGAACAGTTTGGATCCTGGGGGTTGGACTGTTATTCAGAAAAGAACAGATGGCTCTGTCAACTTCTTCAGAAACTGGGAAAATTATAAG AAAGGATTTGGAAACATTGATGGAGAATATTGGCTTGGACTGGAAAATATCTATTTGCTTAGCAATCAAGATAATTATAAGTTATTGATTGAATTAGAAGACTGGAGTGACAAAAAAGTCTATGCAGAATATAGCAGTTTCCGCCTGGAACCGGAAAGTGAATTCTATAGACTGCGTCTGGGGACTTACCAGGGGAATGCTGGGGATTCCATGATGTGGCATAATGGTAAACAGTTCACCACTCTGGACAGAGATAAAGATATGTATGCAG ggAACTGCGCCCACTTCCATAAAGGAGGATGGTGGTACAATGCCTGTGCACACTCTAATCTCAATGGAGTCTGGTACAGAGGAGGCCACTACAGAAGCAAGTACCAAGATGGGATATTTTGGGCTGAATACCGAGGCGGCTCATACTCCTTGAGAGCAGTTCAGATGCTGATCAAGCCTATTGACTGA